A window of Phragmites australis chromosome 2, lpPhrAust1.1, whole genome shotgun sequence genomic DNA:
TTCTGTGTTTGTCGTTTTCGTGGTGATTTTCAGTGGATTTCTTGTTGGTTGAGATTTTTCTTGGTTTGATTcatccaaaatcatcatcaagtaTCATGGTAATACTCTGAGAAatttggttgattgaatttTAGTAATTCTTACATTGTTTACGTTTGATCTATATTTTTGTCACAGTCTACTTGCGAATTTCATATCTTTAAATCCATATATctaattgatttgatttttatagtaatagttttgtatgattatcTAGTTTATACAATAAAAAATTGAGAGCAATCCAACGGTTAGATTTTTCTGGACATCATTTTTATGATATGATTGCTATCTGTCTTGAACTAATTTTTTGAATAAATTGAATATTTAATTAGGGTGAttgaaattttaaatttaacttTCGCTATCATTCACCCCTCTAATTAGGTATTTTATGCATATTAAATCCTACATACtgcaagaaaataatatatCCTAAGGGTGCATTTGCACATATACACGTATTAGACAGCTGTCCTCTCCACTTCTCCAAATGCAAGCAATATATGGGGGTTCATAGGTTCatgagaacacaagaaagaagaaacgcaaactaaaataaaaaaccaaCAGCCCTAATTAATTTGCATTAATAGATACACAATGCCTCCTCCTTTGCTCTCAAAAGTATTATCATGGTACACTGCCCATCGCGGACGTCTAGTTAGATTCGAGCTGCGCGTACCAGATCCCCTGGATCTTAACATCCTTGGGCACCTTGGCCCCAAGGTCGGTGTCCGACGGTTGCACGCTCTCGAAGACGCCAATGACCTCGCTGGTGTCCGGATTGCTCTTGATCACGCTCAACGTGATGTTGCCCGTCGACGAGGCGGCGTTCTTGATGTTCTCCTtcacgagctcctcctcgtcaCCTCTGCCTCCGGCGGGGAGCGCCACCGCGTTGTCGTACCCAGTGGAGCCACCACGGCCCTTGGGGTCGAGGAAGGACGACCCACGGTAGCTGGGCACGAGGAAGGACCCGCCAAAGCTCTCCGGCTTGCCGGTGGCGACGAGCTGCTTGACGGTGAAGAGGAACGGCACGCGCTCGCCTCCTGGGAGCTGCACGGTGACGGCGGCGTAGTCGATGCCGTCCTTCTCCTCGAACTTGATGGTGCCGTCGGAGCTGACCTCGAGCTGGCCCTCGATCTCGTCGAGGGTGTAGGTGAGGCGGGTCATGAGCTTGGTCTTCTGGAACTCGGGCGGGGCGTTCTTGGCGATGCCCTCGGCCTTGACGGTGAAGGACGTCGGCTCCAGACAGAACTTCTTCATCTGGTACTTGCCGGGCTTGAAGGGGAAGGAGTCGACGCCGCCGTCGATGGTCGGGCACTGGTTCGCAGTGCCTGTCCCCTTCACCTCTAGATATGTCTTGCTCTGGATCTCTTCGTAGGTCAACCTCTTGGGCGTGCCCTCCGCGCTCGCGCCCTGCACCGCGCACACgtcatcaactcatcatcaccTTGAGCAGCTAGCAGCAGCTGCGCCGGCTACAAACCGTGCATGCTCGCTTACCGAGACGAGGAGCGCCGAGGTGGCGAGCGCCAAGCCGGCAAGCTTGGCGGCATCGACGCACTTGCTCGCGACCTCCTTGAAGTCGGACTGCAGAGAGCACGTGACCCTGGCCGCGCCGGTGTCGACGCCGAACGCCCTGGAGACATGCGATGACGGGCGGGACGGCATCGAGGCGGAGGAGGCCCGGCCGCCGATCTTGGCAGGCTGCATCAGGGTGGCCGCGGCTTGGAGCGACGCTGCCATTGTCGTCGCTGCGCCTGCGCTCTCCAGGGACCTTGCCTCAGTGGTGTGTGTCGTGAAGGGCGTTTTGTGAGGGCGGGAGAGTGTTATCTATGCGCAGCTAAGGGCCAGTGGAGGATAAGAGGAGTGGATAAGGGGTGGAATCCCATTGGTGGCTTGAGGCTATGGTGATGCCGACGTGGAGGCTCACGTAGCATGGCTAGGTGCCACTCGTTCCAGGGAGTGTGGTGGTGGCTGGTTTTGGTTTGTGGGGACTGGCTCACTCGCAGCGTAAGGATCTTGATTTCAGCCAACGGGCATCATTAGACATAATGGAAGAAACAATGCATCTGTTTCTTGTGTAAACCAGTCCTCAAGGACACCGAAGAGACGATTTCGAATCAATGCAGGGTGATGAAAATAGAAGGAAAAGGACAGAATCTGAACGACAATTAAGTCCATTTGTCAGATCATGGCATCGAAGATTGAATGAACTCGTCGAAATAACGTTGTATACAAATCTTGGAGGGTAAGTGAAAGTATTTATTAAACTTTAGCGCACGGAAATGGAGAAGGTatgagttttcttttttttttttaaacgagaAAGCAAAAGGTGATAGTAAAACTAAAACCACTACACCTTAGGGTCTATTTATTAGGCTGAGACTTTTTAACTATTGGCTGAAAAGTTATTGTATGATTTTTGACTTCTGTCTTCTAAGTGTTGATTTTTTGTTATTAgcttttataataaaattttattttctcagCACatcaaaaaaccaaaaaagttTATCTCAATCAACTTCTTAGCTTTTAGTTTATCTTCTCATAAGACAGCTTTTCACCTTTCTAAAAATCAACTCAATAGCTGGACTGTTTAGTTCGATGAAGCTAGAAATTAGAAAAGCCGAACTAAACACAATCTTACTAGTGCGCACAATCCTAGTAACAAACATGAGCAGAAGTGCATCTAACCTGAACTATAACTACTTTGACCACTGAGAATCAAGTCTTTGCTAAGATGGCTAGTGAAAATTGTTGTACTCCTATGCACTAAAGATCAAACTCAATATTTGCTCAttggaattttctttcaatGATAACCAACGTATCAATTAACAACAAGACGTTTGTAGTAACTTTATCAGTTTATAAGTTCTATATCTCTAATCTTTAATAGGTATTACATAAATAAATACTGAAGTTTACGAATTATACTGTGTTTTAAAAAACTACTCCGACCACTTGTGGCTTCATCACCCCATGGGTCCACTGCCACCTCATAGCCATATAGGCATCTTCTTACATTCCCAACTCAAGTAACCGTGGCACTGACTTGGAGAGAGCTAAAAGAGATGTATTGAGGGGAGAGAAGACGGGCAAGGTGGTTGCGAATGAAATCAATAAATTGGTGGCGAAATAGGAAAGTGAATTCAAACGGGTTTAGGGGATTTAAAGGTTTATCTGAGAGGTGGAAGTTGAAAAAAGATTATTTAGCATTCAAAGTTTACTTCAGTAGAGTCTATCTCAATTAGTTAGGATTCTTATAGTGGAATCTATCCGCTCAAATTTGAGTTATAACTCGATATGGATGCTTACatttataaaataattatatatgtcATTGATGTTAGGTTGATATAGAGATCGAAAGTTAAACTTTTGTTTCTTACCTGAGTTGTGTCAGTGATGGAGTCGCTAAGGTGGTGACCAGTTTTTTTATGAGAGAGTTTATTTAATACACGCACAACCGATACATACTTGAATCAATACGCGCATACGTGTATGCACTCCTTACATACTTTAAAAATAGATTGAAATACTTTAAACCTTTAACATGTGAAAAATACATAGTACTGCTGAACGCACGCATGTGTCCCGGTAACCTACCCCGATCCAATCCAGCTCTCGCTCGATCTGAAGGCGGCGAGCAGTTGGTACGCGACTGGTATGTCTGTGTGATTTTAAGGCCAGGAACGGGCCGTGCTGATCATGGGCTCAATTTAGGGAACTTTGAGATACAGATACAACCCAACTAAATGGACTCGACCAAAAAAGGCTACGTAGAttttcgagtttttttatttttatatttttttagttaaaatttaaataaatagatttccgatgaaattttttgcaaaactaggcgcccgCAGCCCTCTCAGGAGGTTGCAGCCCTCTGGGAGGGCGGCTACGGGTcgtaaccgccccctgagagggcggtaggcctaaccgccccctcaaaGGGCGGCAAGaggtgctaaccgccctctcagggggcggttaggccctgaggggcggttagccctagccgccctctgGTTAGGGCCATTTTCTCGtgtaaaattaatttattttccattttatcctctaaaaatgtataatttttgtaattaaagaaataaaaaaggaaagggtgtaaggaaattaagaaattaaatttggagtaggttatgtaataatgggagaaaaaaataagtagttagtagttgcagcattttacgtgggtatggggtgggaacgaggacaaacatagtattgaacacatggtgaaaacattacaaaacactgtaaccgcgacaacacgatgaggaaacaaaggtgacATGTACGGTTCgtactaagacctacttattagtgcgtcgatcctaatcataacataccttagggaaggaaagtatgtcgggttacattaggtactctctactgcgtgcatctaggatactttccctttcggagggcatcgggacctgccgccttagcacggcaggctctctcccgcttcctttccctctcagcctctcgagcttgagccacggtacggtcgtgcgccgccttcctcatacgctcttcttcctcccgcttgaggcgaagttcctcttgctgttgttcGTACTCCCAACGTGCGtaggcttcccttctccacctcatgttcatgtcgacccacagcttctgtgagtcattttgctcattgtcaaaccactgaataaaatcacagagcggtggaggggactgaacaaatggaacaagatgagcggttagtaaaagagggtgcgtagtCGGAAGAGATGATGCGGATAtttgttaccgtaccggtcgataaccggttgttgcatggcgaggcttgtcatactcgtagttggcacacatgaagaagcgcagtccataggtgtatgagatatcctgcgactcgcgaagcttacaaaggtcaccacagaagcacattggtggttcgagaccttcaggtatggtagtcccccaatgtttctttggtgggctcgatggagctgaggaagacattgcacttgagagatatgagaaatgagcgatgcttcaccgtaaggaggttcgactatttatagttgggggaggcaggagcattggattcgctcttgaagaaaggagtgagggcatgggcatagctggtgggaggagcatcggatttcatcttgaagaatgggaaagttttgtcattgtccatggtcagagattccacgtttattggtacccgtattgtcatttactgatttgaaaaagctggatagtgttgtcacatcttgtttaaagcctgcggcaggaggcatgtgttgtcaagtcattgttaaagtttagtgttgtggtcacttcttcattgaacgtgtctgaatatggaatgcatttacgaaatgctaagtcgaccatacaaagtaaacatgtcttaatacataggagtacatcacgaagcgaatatgcatatgttagttacataaaatgtaaaatgctactcatgcctccctcgttgcagTCGctcgtgcgccccatcgtggtcccgatgccgctggttaaccctcacgtgacccctggagtaggtgagggggtctggtgggccgacgtgtctggtaggcctagtagggactaccggtgtcgagggctcgtcgtgcgtgggctgtgtccgaagcggtgcattggaaacctgggaccgctgaaggacgtcgtagtcaggtgtgcccccgaagaagtcacggacgatgtcgtatgcggtgtcggggccagcctcatcctcctgactagggtaggaggactatgaaggctcggcaggcgtccatgtgtactggctggaggggcctgtgaacaacTAATCACATTAGGTACGAACAATATGATTTTgatagtagtaaaaaatgtataattgtacctgcgtggtacgacggtgcagcagaagaaggccacgctgacgtgccgtagtacgttgcgagggggggtagggcgtggggctgccgaagacggaccgacctcgtcaccgaagtaacctgagcacagtactaacttattttgctgaaagtattagaaattaggaagaagagTTCCCagagtacctgactgtggacgcacagggctcgatctgcgaggctgcgtcgagacttgtagtgcttgggcccatgttgccacgtaaggggccaagcggtccgcccagaggttgccagctgactggcctttccgcgtgtacctgcattcaTACCACGGCAAATGTAAGTCAaactgaaacgaaggttgctcaaactataattttgcaagtgtacctgtggacttgcaaGGGGACGGTACGGATGGGGACcagcgggaatgcctggtgacggccaaactgccgcatgacgcggtgcggtgagtactcttcgacgtagatgtcgaagacaaggggcgccttggtgagccagtactcctcgtcgcgggtgcacaagggGGACAAACCCAACCCTGCCCGTGTATGCACGGACCGAACGctgtttgtttaagagtcagttcatcaagtcttgcctaTAATGcgttgaacttacgttgctggttctgactgcacaacttcttgaagagcttcaataattctttgttttcaaactgtctgtagaagttcgcacccatatggcgcatgcaccacctgcttttgagatctggccactgtactggtacaccccgtcgcacgctaccgtgttgcatatccagcaaagcctgcaacaatcctgcatgtctatcatgaatgagacacatatCTGGttggtcaagaacaattgcatgtttcacccgctctaggaaccaataccagctgtccccgttctcactctccacgaacgcaaactctagtggcaggacttggttattaccgtcgacccctattgcagacaaaatttgccctttgtacttcccagtcaggaatgttccatctaggcatatgatgggtcagcaatatctaaatgctttgatagttgcaccgaatgcaaagaaagtacgctgcaacactctttttccgctatactccacatcagtagaggggtaatacttgatatcatagtagctgcctggatttcttgcacaaattgtggctaattgacgaggtagattgtgatacaaatcttcatatgtatcgaacctcatctcaatagccttttgtttcgccctccatgccttcgcatagtttattgtgtactggaacttttgctcaatagcacggattattgatcgtggctcataccttaggttgtccacaatctctttgtacataacatttgcaatgaaagcagaagacaggttccgatgggcgaactctatttcctcaatgtgacaattatgttccttaactattgagcattgccagtagtctgcccatttccctctgaatgcgtgcacccgccaagggcactgaggaaccaagcacttcacatcatactctcttttacttgatttcacaaccttgaattgcctacgaagagacaacgaccagaatttcactgcatcaataactgcctcttttgtagggtacatagcaccctgtgacacctcattctcatagtactgccacggtgtctggtcagcctcgctaaccaccaacttcgaaacttcttgatcccgccactctgcaggaactggagcattagcctcctcatcagacgaatccccatcggcaaggccttcctccaactcttcagcctccaaatccatatcttcaatgatgctagggatgtgctccccttcatcagctacacccatcggctgcagctctggaacatcaccaacctcctccctggaccctacattagccgtctctgactcatcttccactgcctcacttggtcctgctactgcttctgcagagttcacctcattttgatctttcaagtacgcctcagctaataaaacaagccgcaggccacgttcacagcatatatctacatactgcctccaaattgatgtggcttcgatggaaacaagctcaccaaagtatccctgACTAGCACAGCTCAGAACAGCTTttaacttcagctcatattgctgcggatccagttggaaaaaccgcatgagccatttgcatacacccacaatagtcctctcattagccttactaagtcccttcatgacatgacgaaatccagagagatctacaccgttgggaccgtacctaatttcatcctcaccataatatatctgaaaaattaatttatctgccatccctggaaacacccgcaaatataacccatgtaaagacaacaaactatattcctgattatcggataaaatagtttttaaatgctacacTTTGTTCGCAAATTATTATCTAATGTTGCCTCATACGTccgcaggtacaaataatatactaaaaactatatactacaagtaacatactgaaaataatatactaaaaataatattctatatttaactgctatcgtaccattttctaactaaatttgacaattttctaaaccctaggtcataaatgtctaaaatttatgtcatatactactactaaactaattaacaaaaattaaaaggaaaaaaaaattacctgaactttttcttcaaatccacaACCCAAATGCaacagggcttcgccgacctctcttcctcccctctcctctcctctctacttccctctcttctcaaatttcattttttttttccaaattttatgagtttttttctcattttttggGCTATTTATAGCCGAGAGGGCGCGAGGGGCTGGTGCGGCGTGACGGGTAGGCGGAGCCcctaccgccccctgagaggacggtaaggagctctacccgccccctcagggggcggtaagctcGTGGGCTGGGCGGCAAGGCCccagccgccctctgagggggtggttaggcctaccgctctctcagggggcggttaggacccgtAACCGTCCCCTCAGAGGGCTGCGGGCGCTtagttttgtaaatattttcacCGAGaacctatttatttaaattttttaaaaaatataaaaaaaaaactctagatTTTCATGGCTGCAACTCGACACCGAAGCGTGTCACTGCACCACACTGCCGCTGCTCACTTGTGTCGTGTCATCGTGTGGCCCTTGTGGCCCTCGAAGCCGCGCAACCACAACACGAGAATTGGCGAGGAGAGCAGCGAAGCGCGACACCAACACCAGCAAACACGCAGCAGCGGACAATTATCATCATCCACCTCCCTGATTCAAGCGAACCTGCGGCAACAAGTAGACGGGGAGTGATGGGAAGCGCGGGGCCCCTGCTCTCGCACCCGCCACCGCAGCTCCAGCTCGGCAgcgtcctcctccgccgcaTCCCCCGCCCGCGCGTCCTGCCGCCGCTCCTCCCCTCAGCTGCCGCGGCTCCCGGGCCcctccgcggccgccgccggcgcctccGTTGCTCCACTTTTGACGGGGACGGCGGGCCCCGCGAGCCGGGGTCGCCGCCGCATAGGGAGGAGTCTCCGTCCAGCGGCATCGGCGCCGCCCTCGAGGACCCGCCTCCTGGACCCGGTACGCGTCTGAGTATGCCTTTTTCGTACCGCTCCTCTAGTGTTTCGCTGGAGCTTGAGAGGTTGTGGTCTCAACTGTTCGCTAAATGTTTAGTCGTGTGCCCAATATGAGCTGAACTCTTGGTCATTGCTTGTCGTCACGACCAATTCCAGTGGGTGCAACCGTGCAACGCTGGGATTTAGTGGTGAATCGCGAAGTTTAAGAGGTTGTCACGATGCTACTTGCTAAACGTTATGAAAAATTGTTCATCTAAAAAACAAATTGACTGTGAAATGTCAAGATTCTGGCATGCAATTAATACAAAGCCACCGATGCCATGCTCATCTACATCTCAATACACTTGCCCACGAGCTGTTATATTAAAAGAAGGGAAATTTGAAACCATTAAATTAAGCTTTAATTATCAATTGTCACCTTGTTGCCTCCGTGTCGAGTGTGAACCATTACTCCATTAGTAAATGCAGACCTCTAAAGTTAGAATTTTATCATAGAAATTTGAAATAACAAAGctataaatttgaattttggaaagtGCTTCCTTTGTTTCAAATTATAAGGCGCAGTTTGACTCAGGTCAGTCTCCAACACACTTTGATCGTTGTTTTCTCCTACAATATTACATTCATAACAACAAAATTATGATCATGAAGTGTAGTCTCAAATATGAACGGAATGGTACCATTTATGTATGACAAAATCTACATATTGTTAGGCTAATTGTCAGTAAAAAAAAGGAAGCTTCAATTTTGAAATGTGTGCGTGCCTTGTAACAAAAAGCAAAGGGAGTAAATTCAAAGCTCATTAAAAGAAGTGTAGGATGTTCACATTTAAGGTGTTGTTCTGGCTCATTAGTGTTAACTAGTTGAATAAAGGAAATAAATAAGTTAAAGGTCAACTTGCTAGACAAGTACTTTAGCGAATTCCGTTTCATACttatcgaagattagttcctgataatatatttgtaattaaactggggtaccttcgagatcagggttgagcaggaaacaagacacacgaCGTATAAAATTCGGGCCTCCGATGTGGAGTAATACTCTACATTCTATGTGGATGATGCTATATATAGATTGTCTCCAATACAAGCAAGATGGCTAAACCTATTACAATGAAATAGATCAAATCTAAACTAATTTAGGGTTGAAGTCATCGAGTATCTCCAAAGTTAGGGTCTGGGTGCTTGCATCGAGTTGTTTAGGCGTTGATGTGAGTTGCTCTTTCTCCTCTGTTGGGGTCTaggtccccaccttatataggggtcttgGCGCCACCCCTGAGTCcatcgtagtcgatagggagtccgtCTTGTCGGCCAAGGCAAGGCAGCCGAATCCAACTTGAATACTAGTATAGGCTTTCGTAATCTGCGAGTATATCAGGTTTCGTAGATTCGGATCCGCAATAACCGGAGTTGTCCATTAGGTGTACGATGTACCCTATCCATgtatggtatactccttatacgAATATACCTtttagttagatattcaacagtcGCTCCCTAACTCTATTCAGTATGGAGGATTTTCACAAGCGCCTACTCGAGTACCGACAAGTcgaagcttggtcgagtaagtTAGATCAAGCTTGCAATCGAAACAATCGAGCAAAGAATATCCTGTTCTGAATATCGAGTGAAAACACTATTAGGTCAAACGCCCTGCTATTGTCCGCATTCGAGACTCAAGAAAGGTTTAAAAGGTTGACTTCTCGACATCCGtatctgagtagagttaaaaagaaatctCCGAAATTTGAATCGTTGGGTATAGATGCATTTAATGCATTCGAACGGGTGTGCGAAGATTTGCACGATGGAATCATCTCGTCTTACATACCGGACGAGGCGCCATACTAACGGGGGTGATTACAAAAAAGACGTTTAGTACCAGACTATTTATCTGTACCAACCTGTACTTTATGTATTCTTCATCCTCTCACCGCCAATCTCCTGCTTCAAGCTCTCGCCTTTCTCCGTCCAAGCATGCGCAATCGCATAGAAATCTCACCCCATGGTCTCCAGCCCTTCTGTGAATGCCACTTTTCCTTCCTCGCCTGAGAAAGAATCCAACTTGAAGGTTGCCGACATCTCTTCCAAGCAACTGAACGAGATGAAGCTCCTAACCGAGGCCTGGGCGACTCGACGATGCAAGAATCGAAGCTCCAAGAACTTGAATGTGATGGAATCATTCCTCCTTGCTGAAGAGGCGCAACCATGTCCTGTTTGTCCCTACTCCCTCAAGAATCCTTGACCACTGGTGAGAATTTGCTTGGATTAAGAAAATAATACTTATTGCTTGTTTTGATCTGACTCATCTTTTTGATTCCAGGTTACAGCCTTCCATCAAGAGGACACCTCTTCCTCTGGTGCTAGCGACAAGGGGAAGCACCAACTGGTCAAGAGGCTGAAGGGTCTTTTGGATCCAAGAGATCGTCCTCGTCATCCGACCCACTGCCCCTCAAGCGTATGCAGAGAAAAAGTCAATTGATACTGAAATCGAACCTTAGATGATCGTTTATTTAGCTGCCATTCCGATTATCGAGCATATTCCAACTAACGCCTGGTCTGTATGGAGGGCTTTACTATAGGGATCGACTGGTGCATCCCCACAATTGCCTCCTCGAGAAACCACCGCACCTGATGACTCAGTAAGAGACGTAACTTGTATCAAGTTGGCCTCCTTATATTGGTCGTTCCTCTGAGAATTTACTCGATAAGTCCAGAATGATGACAAGTCATCGTGAACTAATTTTCTACACACAATGGCTTCTTTAACTTCATTGGATTCCCTGGTCATCCCTTCAACACAACTAGCTCTAGCTGCTGGTATGATGAAGAAAGTAACCATCAAGAGACAAAAGTCGAACATCGTTTTGTGCATTCCAACGGCCAAGAAGTTTGACTCGAATACTTATCTTGGCTTGTGGccttcctttttctcctcacCCTATTAATTGTAGACCGTCCTCTCCGAAGAAGTCAAAAGAGTAGACGATGAGCAGTCCAACCAACCAGCTGACTACATCCTCCCTAGTGACGTCGCCTTCACTTTCTCGAATAGAGAAACCTCTCATGGACGCACCTGAAACAAGCATGCAAGCCAACAAAGCTGAGAACCTGGCATCAACCTTAACTGATGATCCTTGTGTGGCATTAGAGGATCTCCTCAAGGCTGCAAGTGTCCAGGTAGCTGCTACCAAGGCTCGGTATTCGAATGTCGACCACAACAACtataaaaaagaacaagataCGTTGCTTGCTGCTAGCTTGGAAAGAATTAACAGTTAGTCCACATAACGATCACTGGTGTGTGTCAAATATCAGACAACTGATGATAATTGACTTTTGTTTGCTTTTCCAGTCCTCGAGTCCTTCCTAACGAGCAAATGAAAACCATTGTGAACAAGGATATATATCTGGAAAAACTCAGAAGTGATTCGAAGAAGGCGAAAGATGACCGGAAAGACATACCTACCGAACGAAACACTACAGCTACCGAATAGGATACCATGGCCACTGCGCTGCAAAAGCTGAAAGACTAGGCCCTCGATTGCATGAACCAGTCGGCCTTTGTAAGCACCGAAACAATGCTTAGTTTCCTCAAAAGCTATAACCCCGACATCGACACATCAGTAGTAACGGACAGGTTCGACTATTCAGAAGAGGAGGCAGCAAATATCGTTTACAGCGTCAAGCCTCTGGTCCCTGCCTTCGTCAAGTCCTCAGGGCTCAGGCTGCCTGATGACAAAAGCGAAGATAGTCTTTCTAGCTGATTGTCCGTGGTCCTTGACTCGAAACACTTTGAACTTGATCCTTGGTTTAGGGATGTTTGTAAACATTACTATTGTTTTGCTTCCCCATTATGCTTTAGCCATTATTTccttgttgatgaaatagagtcagcataagtagatgcaaaaactgATTAGTACATGCTAAAATCATCCTTAAaacatatttatcaaatatCCATCGATACATGAAAGCTCAACTAGACATATTATTAGATGCATTGGACTTCGAGTAAGCACTCGAAGTAGCTGAAATAGTAAGGAAAAGAAAACTAGTACGAAactaagaaaaagaaacaacatgatggttttttgcaaacttttagcCGACTTGCGTATTTGACCAGCGTGTGAACACGAACTTGAAGAGAATACATATGGGAC
This region includes:
- the LOC133902124 gene encoding oxygen-evolving enhancer protein 1, chloroplastic-like, producing MAASLQAAATLMQPAKIGGRASSASMPSRPSSHVSRAFGVDTGAARVTCSLQSDFKEVASKCVDAAKLAGLALATSALLVSGASAEGTPKRLTYEEIQSKTYLEVKGTGTANQCPTIDGGVDSFPFKPGKYQMKKFCLEPTSFTVKAEGIAKNAPPEFQKTKLMTRLTYTLDEIEGQLEVSSDGTIKFEEKDGIDYAAVTVQLPGGERVPFLFTVKQLVATGKPESFGGSFLVPSYRGSSFLDPKGRGGSTGYDNAVALPAGGRGDEEELVKENIKNAASSTGNITLSVIKSNPDTSEVIGVFESVQPSDTDLGAKVPKDVKIQGIWYAQLESN